The following proteins come from a genomic window of bacterium:
- the galT gene encoding galactose-1-phosphate uridylyltransferase — MSEIRKDPIVNRWIIIATDRKNRPNDFSVYEENEDLKYCPFCEGNEKMTTPEITAVRKPDSAPNSAGWDLRVIPNKFPALRVENELKKSKTGIYESLSATGAHELIIESPDHNKDLRQFSEEKIYSILTNIKNRISDLRNDIRLQHIIVFKNVGPKAGATLKHPHFQLIAMPVIPKRAMEALTGARDYFKVHKKCVFCDIIRQETEIGDRIVDSNNEFLSFCPYASRFPFETWIIPKNHASDFDRAEEEHLMYLSRIMKNTLNKLHKALRDFQYNLLIHTSPLQSGSSESFHWHIEIFPRIVKTAGFEWGTGFFINSTPPEEAAKFLREI; from the coding sequence ATGTCGGAAATAAGAAAAGACCCTATTGTAAACAGATGGATAATAATAGCTACGGACAGGAAAAACCGGCCGAATGATTTTTCCGTTTACGAAGAAAACGAGGATTTAAAATACTGTCCTTTCTGCGAAGGCAACGAAAAGATGACCACTCCGGAGATAACGGCTGTAAGAAAACCTGATTCCGCCCCGAATTCCGCTGGCTGGGATTTAAGGGTCATCCCGAATAAATTTCCGGCTTTGAGGGTGGAAAATGAGCTGAAGAAAAGCAAAACAGGCATATACGAATCCCTCAGCGCCACAGGAGCTCACGAACTTATCATAGAATCCCCGGACCATAACAAAGATCTGCGCCAATTTTCCGAAGAAAAAATATACAGCATACTGACAAACATAAAAAACAGGATATCGGACCTGAGAAATGATATCAGGCTTCAGCATATTATTGTTTTCAAAAACGTAGGGCCGAAAGCGGGAGCGACGCTGAAGCACCCGCATTTTCAGTTAATCGCGATGCCCGTTATACCCAAGAGGGCGATGGAAGCCTTGACGGGAGCGCGGGATTATTTTAAAGTTCACAAAAAATGCGTCTTTTGCGACATTATCCGGCAGGAAACGGAAATCGGGGACAGGATAGTGGATTCCAACAACGAATTTCTTTCATTTTGCCCGTACGCGTCCAGATTTCCATTTGAAACCTGGATTATCCCCAAAAATCACGCCTCCGATTTTGACCGCGCCGAAGAGGAGCATCTTATGTATCTCAGCCGCATAATGAAAAACACGCTCAATAAACTGCATAAAGCATTAAGAGACTTCCAGTACAACCTGCTTATCCATACATCTCCCCTTCAATCCGGTTCTTCTGAGAGCTTCCACTGGCACATAGAAATATTTCCGAGAATAGTAAAGACGGCGGGTTTTGAATGGGGGACAGGCTTCTTTATCAATTCAACCCCTCCCGAAGAAGCCGCTAAATTTTTACGGGAGATATAA
- a CDS encoding glycoside hydrolase family 57 protein, which produces MSSLHIAFVWHMHQPCYKHPETDCYLLPWVRLHAVKGYYDMARLHEDFPCFRSTFNFSGSLLNQLSEYASGKIKETFLQLSLKPASDLREKEKQEILWNFFSLNWETMADPFPGYKKLLLIRKQIKSRQDALSYAEKISNQDILDLQVWFNLAWMGHYAVKDYPYLNELRKKGHSFSEKDKTDIIKTQFEIIGKVIPLYKKLQDRKQIEISISPFNHPILPLLINSGYAVKSEPATVLPDNNFRHPEDALNQIKKAVDEYILHFNRKPLGLWPSEGSVCDEIIPMLSRNGFIWTAADEEILSKTLKENYEKRSLYRPYRLKIGDAEINIIFRDHTLSDKIGFVYSHMDPDKASDDLIACISSISDITAGGGTPGLVSLILDGENPWEYYHKGGIDFLNRLFSKISESEKLRSTTVSDFIMDNKPRSILKNIFPGSWISHNFRIWIGDKYKNQAWDILADVRNLIEEKAAGNQDAKLKTGILEKLYIAEASDWFWWYGDINTSEFDDLFDGLFRANVISIYKRLNNPVPEHVYTPITETTDNNPEIKIPSDYIHPLIDGQISDFYEWRSAAYYQSVERSGAAMHRATSMFTGFYYGFNKDSVFFRIDPEKRFIQKRSLLGDIALRFSFSYFQKESAEFILTFEPLELLIKSASSGKDVSLKNNISFGNIIEFAVPLGYIGKKNIKLLDLKIFILEKKVLIDQVPSSGYLRVMLPSIEFESRIWSA; this is translated from the coding sequence TTGAGCAGCCTGCACATTGCTTTCGTCTGGCATATGCACCAGCCTTGCTACAAACACCCCGAAACAGATTGTTATCTGCTTCCATGGGTCAGGCTTCATGCCGTAAAAGGATATTACGACATGGCAAGACTGCATGAAGATTTTCCCTGTTTTCGCTCAACATTTAATTTTTCGGGTTCGCTTCTTAACCAATTGTCGGAATATGCTTCCGGCAAAATCAAAGAAACCTTTCTGCAGCTTTCCCTGAAACCCGCATCTGATCTCCGGGAAAAAGAAAAACAGGAAATCCTGTGGAACTTTTTTTCGCTAAACTGGGAAACCATGGCAGACCCCTTTCCCGGATACAAAAAACTCCTCCTGATCCGCAAACAGATAAAATCCAGGCAGGATGCGCTAAGCTACGCGGAAAAGATCTCAAACCAGGATATACTGGATTTACAAGTCTGGTTCAATCTCGCGTGGATGGGGCATTATGCGGTAAAAGATTACCCGTATTTGAACGAATTAAGGAAGAAAGGCCATTCTTTTTCCGAGAAAGATAAAACCGATATCATAAAAACCCAGTTTGAAATAATCGGCAAAGTCATACCTCTTTACAAAAAACTGCAGGACAGGAAACAGATTGAAATCAGTATAAGCCCGTTCAATCATCCTATACTGCCTTTATTGATTAACTCCGGGTACGCTGTTAAATCGGAACCGGCAACCGTTCTTCCGGACAATAATTTCCGCCATCCTGAAGACGCCCTGAACCAGATAAAAAAAGCTGTTGATGAATACATTCTTCATTTCAACAGGAAACCTCTGGGCCTGTGGCCGTCTGAAGGTTCTGTATGCGATGAAATCATACCTATGCTGTCCCGGAACGGTTTTATATGGACAGCCGCCGATGAAGAAATATTAAGTAAAACCTTAAAAGAGAATTATGAAAAAAGATCACTTTACCGGCCCTACAGGCTTAAGATAGGGGATGCAGAGATAAATATTATATTCAGAGACCATACGCTTTCAGATAAAATCGGCTTTGTTTACAGCCATATGGATCCGGATAAAGCCTCTGACGATCTTATTGCCTGCATTTCTTCAATCTCCGATATTACCGCCGGCGGCGGAACTCCGGGATTGGTTTCCCTTATCCTGGACGGAGAAAATCCATGGGAATATTATCATAAAGGCGGAATCGATTTTTTAAACAGATTATTCTCCAAAATCAGCGAATCGGAAAAACTCAGGAGTACTACGGTTTCGGATTTTATCATGGATAACAAACCCCGCTCCATTCTAAAAAACATCTTTCCCGGGTCCTGGATTTCCCATAATTTCAGGATATGGATAGGGGATAAGTATAAAAACCAGGCATGGGATATACTCGCTGATGTCAGAAACCTTATTGAAGAAAAGGCGGCGGGGAATCAAGATGCTAAGTTAAAAACCGGCATACTTGAAAAGCTTTATATTGCAGAGGCCAGCGATTGGTTCTGGTGGTACGGGGACATCAACACAAGCGAATTCGATGACCTTTTTGACGGGCTTTTCAGGGCTAATGTGATATCTATATATAAAAGGTTGAATAATCCCGTGCCCGAACACGTATATACGCCTATAACCGAGACAACCGACAACAACCCCGAAATAAAAATACCCTCCGATTACATTCACCCCTTAATCGACGGGCAAATATCGGATTTTTATGAATGGAGAAGCGCGGCATATTATCAGTCAGTCGAAAGGTCCGGCGCCGCTATGCACAGGGCAACCTCGATGTTTACGGGTTTTTACTATGGATTTAACAAGGACAGCGTTTTTTTCAGAATAGATCCGGAAAAGAGATTCATTCAAAAAAGAAGTTTGCTTGGGGATATCGCATTACGTTTTTCCTTTTCTTATTTTCAAAAAGAATCAGCGGAATTTATATTAACCTTCGAACCCCTGGAGCTTCTTATCAAAAGCGCGTCATCCGGCAAGGATGTTTCTCTGAAAAACAATATCTCTTTCGGAAACATAATCGAATTTGCCGTGCCGCTCGGATATATCGGGAAAAAAAACATCAAACTGCTGGACCTCAAAATTTTTATCCTCGAAAAAAAGGTTTTAATCGATCAGGTGCCTTCATCAGGATACCTCCGGGTGATGCTTCCTTCCATTGAATTCGAAAGCAGGATATGGTCTGCCTGA
- a CDS encoding DUF6485 family protein — MECNNRQKNTTNCNCSYEPCSRKGICCECIRYHLAMKELPACCFPDDAEKTYDRSFEHFIRIHKKGQVTK, encoded by the coding sequence ATGGAATGCAATAACAGGCAAAAAAATACAACTAACTGCAATTGTTCATATGAACCATGCTCAAGAAAAGGTATCTGCTGCGAATGCATAAGATACCATCTGGCAATGAAAGAACTGCCGGCCTGTTGTTTCCCGGACGACGCGGAAAAAACTTATGACAGGTCCTTCGAACACTTCATACGGATACATAAAAAAGGCCAGGTTACAAAATGA